One window from the genome of Rufibacter tibetensis encodes:
- a CDS encoding translocation/assembly module TamB domain-containing protein, with protein sequence MAVLLWIIGGVLVLVVLLLVALQIPKVQDFAASKAENYLQNKIGTEVRIGKFRSDFRKDILLEDVYLEDQKGDTLWYSQRLAANLDILGILKSKVALKSLELENATAHIFRTLPDSASNFDYILEAFASPADTTATDTTSAGFVYDIGTLSFKNIFLTYRDEVNGQNVRTRIGNFNVEMDELDLTKEIYRIGDITLRDTYVDMVQTKVPPEGESEPMTMQFGLKTVALDRVKLKYRNGVAKQYIDLNLGQARMASDKIDLINSRIDLSNLELHNSTLAYSQNAEMPAEYRVVNPKEALEAIEESVSKTTGEPVNWVFTLDKLNVTEVDAAFDNYDAPKQARGMDYNHLMARNLNIQLTDLYYSTNRTTAQLEQLTFQEKSGFEVKQFTAGILFDSVQTELSDLVLETGHSRIARRLKVGYPSLETAADDLSKLTLSADLQNTYIGFRDIALLQPTLVNQPPLAGNLNQTVRLSGVVNGRMDNLLLSNVRVSGWRNTELALNGRIRGLPNPDNLAANLQINRFHTTAADVNSLLPAGTLPANITLPPSMDVQGSFSGTMTAFDVDATIRTTFGNAIAKIDMTPGRTAGQERIKGNVRLMRFDLGRLMNDKTLGRASLVANINGTGITPETMVANIDGTVQGFEYGGYNYRDITFDVDANRNRYVIKANSTKDENLDFALNGTVNLRGAQPAIAMNANLRAVDFQALKLYSEDLRLRGDIIADLRGGDANSLNGSIIARDAALTSNNRPLKFDSLAVYLTQQTNRTELRVLSDVITANLNGNIGLGDIGPELMNHISRYYDLGNGGYKPSTRPRQFSFNMALHKPRIFQAFVPGLDRLSLDTLYGNYNSQTANLEMVARVPRVRYSGTRLDSIALNVSSDPNQLNYNVHAERIRQDTTFRVNNIALDGSVQNNTVALRAANESEAGEEESAIGVLLRQIRNGFEVNVAPDLLINRDAWTVAPDNFVRYYTNNGAVVANNLRLSNGPMAIALQSQNPTAQNSPLNVNLTDVDLGYLARAILQDDSLMAGTLNGQATVNDISGNMSFTADMALTGLEYQTFPVGDLSLQASNPTTNRYNMTARLTGLGNDVTLAGYYLTTEGKPISFDLDMGQLNLASLQPFTAGMVKNLGGNLLGQVAIRGTADAPTMAGDLQFQNATFNLAMLNSTFRVPDERLAVNNQGIQFNDFVMLDSLNNRATVNGAILTSNFIDYRFDLRATTEDFMVMNSTAADNELYYGRVFLDSDTRITGDLNVPIINTNVTVAPNSNLTYVMPQEEAGVNREGIVVFVDVDSTRNRRINRQKQIDTLDAEVQGIEMTMTLTLTDETPITVIVDPEAGDNLTIRGEANLNVGYDVTENITLSGRYDVTEGRYAMSLYELVSREFEIDPASYIVWTGDMLDADANITAIYNVDAAPLELIQSQTAGLDAGTAGQYRQKMPFDVRLNMKGEIMNPAISFNIELDEKARGGMVEEVDARLQQLSQPTQESERTKQVFSLLVLGRFMAQDPLASSGGGGINSALRGSASKVLSDQLNALTGQYLGGLGLELGLNSYEDYSSGDAQSRTDLNVAMQRQLLNDRLTVTFGTDIPLGGGNDQGNSGNNSNASGFAGDVSVEYSVTKDGRLRLRAFRNNAYEGFLDGQLQRTGISLLFVREYDSLADLFKNTGKAK encoded by the coding sequence TTGGCTGTTCTCCTCTGGATTATAGGAGGTGTGCTGGTGTTAGTAGTGCTCCTGTTGGTGGCACTGCAGATCCCCAAGGTGCAGGACTTTGCCGCCAGCAAAGCTGAGAATTACCTGCAGAATAAAATAGGCACTGAGGTCAGAATAGGGAAGTTCCGCAGCGATTTCCGGAAGGACATTCTTCTGGAAGACGTGTACCTGGAAGACCAGAAAGGTGACACGCTCTGGTACTCCCAGCGCCTGGCCGCCAACCTTGACATCCTGGGCATCCTTAAATCCAAAGTGGCCCTCAAGTCACTGGAACTAGAGAACGCCACCGCCCACATCTTCCGCACCCTGCCCGACAGCGCCTCTAACTTTGACTACATCCTGGAGGCCTTCGCCTCGCCCGCAGACACCACCGCCACCGACACCACTAGTGCCGGTTTTGTCTATGATATAGGCACCCTTAGCTTCAAGAACATCTTTCTCACCTACCGCGATGAGGTGAACGGCCAGAACGTGCGCACCCGCATAGGAAACTTCAACGTGGAGATGGACGAACTGGACCTCACCAAGGAAATCTACCGCATTGGAGATATCACCCTGCGCGACACCTACGTGGACATGGTTCAGACCAAAGTTCCACCCGAAGGCGAATCTGAGCCCATGACCATGCAGTTTGGGTTAAAGACTGTGGCCTTGGACAGAGTGAAGCTGAAGTACCGAAACGGCGTGGCCAAGCAATACATAGACCTGAACCTGGGTCAGGCCAGAATGGCTTCAGACAAGATTGACCTCATCAATTCACGCATTGATTTGAGCAACCTGGAGCTGCACAACAGTACCCTCGCCTACTCGCAGAACGCGGAGATGCCCGCCGAGTACCGCGTGGTGAACCCCAAAGAGGCGCTGGAAGCCATTGAGGAATCGGTTTCCAAAACCACCGGTGAACCAGTGAACTGGGTGTTTACCCTGGACAAGCTGAACGTTACCGAGGTAGACGCCGCCTTTGACAACTATGATGCGCCAAAGCAAGCCAGAGGCATGGACTACAACCACCTCATGGCCCGCAACTTGAACATTCAACTAACGGATCTTTACTACAGCACCAACCGCACCACTGCCCAACTGGAGCAACTTACCTTCCAGGAGAAAAGCGGGTTTGAGGTAAAGCAGTTTACCGCCGGTATTTTGTTTGACTCCGTTCAGACCGAATTATCAGATTTGGTGCTGGAAACAGGCCACAGCCGCATTGCACGCCGCCTTAAAGTAGGATACCCATCATTGGAGACTGCAGCGGATGACCTAAGCAAACTGACCTTGTCTGCTGACCTACAGAACACCTACATCGGGTTCCGGGACATTGCCTTGCTACAACCTACCTTAGTAAACCAACCACCATTAGCCGGAAACCTGAACCAGACGGTGCGTTTAAGCGGCGTAGTAAATGGCCGCATGGACAACCTGCTGTTGAGCAACGTGCGGGTGAGCGGATGGCGCAATACCGAACTGGCTTTGAATGGCCGGATCAGGGGCTTGCCTAACCCAGATAATTTGGCAGCCAACCTACAGATCAACCGGTTCCATACCACTGCCGCCGATGTAAACTCTTTGCTTCCGGCAGGTACGTTACCAGCCAACATCACCCTGCCACCGTCTATGGATGTGCAAGGTTCGTTCAGCGGCACCATGACCGCTTTTGACGTAGATGCCACCATCCGGACTACTTTCGGGAACGCGATTGCGAAGATTGACATGACACCGGGCAGAACCGCAGGGCAGGAACGCATCAAAGGCAACGTGCGCCTTATGCGCTTTGACCTGGGCCGCCTGATGAATGATAAAACGTTGGGGCGCGCCTCACTGGTAGCCAACATTAACGGTACTGGTATTACTCCCGAGACCATGGTGGCCAACATTGACGGTACGGTGCAAGGGTTTGAATACGGCGGCTATAATTACCGTGACATTACCTTTGACGTGGACGCCAACCGCAACCGCTACGTCATCAAAGCCAACAGCACCAAGGACGAGAATCTGGATTTCGCGCTGAACGGTACAGTGAACCTGCGGGGAGCGCAACCGGCTATCGCTATGAACGCGAACCTGCGCGCTGTAGACTTCCAAGCCTTGAAGCTGTATTCTGAAGACCTCCGGTTACGCGGTGATATCATTGCGGACTTACGCGGCGGTGATGCCAACAGCCTGAACGGTTCTATCATTGCCCGTGACGCCGCCCTTACCAGCAACAACCGTCCACTCAAGTTTGATTCGCTGGCGGTGTATCTGACGCAACAAACCAACAGAACCGAATTGCGGGTCTTGTCTGACGTGATCACCGCCAACCTGAATGGGAACATTGGGTTAGGAGACATCGGGCCCGAGCTGATGAACCACATCAGCCGGTACTATGACCTGGGCAACGGTGGGTATAAACCTAGTACCCGGCCCCGGCAGTTCAGCTTTAACATGGCGCTGCACAAGCCACGCATTTTCCAGGCCTTCGTACCCGGGCTTGACCGGTTGAGCTTAGATACGCTTTATGGGAATTACAACAGCCAAACCGCTAACCTGGAGATGGTGGCCAGGGTACCCCGCGTTAGGTACAGTGGCACGCGGTTAGACTCTATAGCCCTGAACGTTTCCTCAGACCCTAACCAGCTAAACTACAACGTACACGCAGAGCGTATCCGTCAAGACACTACGTTTAGGGTGAACAACATTGCACTGGACGGAAGTGTACAGAATAACACGGTAGCCCTTCGGGCAGCAAATGAAAGCGAAGCCGGCGAGGAAGAATCAGCCATTGGCGTATTGCTCCGGCAAATCAGAAACGGGTTTGAAGTGAACGTAGCCCCAGACCTGCTCATTAACCGCGATGCCTGGACCGTTGCACCTGACAACTTTGTGCGGTACTACACCAACAATGGAGCAGTGGTAGCGAACAACCTGCGCTTATCCAATGGGCCTATGGCGATTGCGCTGCAAAGCCAGAACCCAACGGCTCAGAATTCGCCGCTCAACGTCAACCTGACTGATGTAGACTTAGGTTATCTTGCCCGTGCCATTTTGCAGGATGACAGCCTAATGGCCGGTACCCTGAACGGACAAGCCACCGTGAATGACATTTCAGGCAACATGAGCTTTACCGCAGACATGGCCCTGACTGGTTTAGAGTACCAGACGTTCCCGGTAGGGGATCTTTCCCTGCAAGCCAGCAACCCCACCACTAACCGTTACAACATGACTGCCCGTCTTACCGGCTTAGGCAATGACGTTACGTTGGCGGGCTATTACCTCACCACTGAGGGTAAACCTATTTCCTTTGACCTGGACATGGGGCAATTGAACCTGGCCAGTCTTCAGCCTTTCACGGCCGGTATGGTGAAAAACCTGGGCGGAAATCTGTTGGGCCAAGTGGCCATCAGAGGAACGGCAGATGCTCCTACTATGGCGGGCGACCTGCAGTTTCAGAATGCCACCTTCAACCTGGCCATGCTCAATTCCACCTTCCGGGTACCAGATGAGCGCCTGGCCGTGAACAACCAGGGCATCCAGTTCAACGACTTTGTCATGCTTGACTCCCTGAACAACCGCGCCACCGTAAACGGAGCCATTCTTACTTCCAACTTCATTGACTACCGGTTTGATTTGCGCGCCACTACCGAAGACTTCATGGTGATGAACAGTACCGCCGCTGACAATGAGCTGTATTACGGCCGGGTATTCCTGGATAGTGACACCCGCATTACCGGAGACCTGAACGTGCCTATCATTAACACCAACGTAACCGTAGCGCCTAACTCCAACCTGACCTACGTGATGCCGCAGGAAGAAGCGGGCGTGAACCGAGAGGGCATTGTGGTCTTTGTGGACGTGGACAGTACCCGTAACCGACGCATTAACCGCCAAAAGCAAATAGACACGCTAGACGCCGAGGTGCAGGGGATTGAAATGACCATGACCCTGACCTTAACAGATGAAACTCCTATTACCGTGATCGTAGATCCTGAGGCTGGTGACAACCTCACCATCAGAGGCGAGGCGAACTTGAATGTAGGTTATGATGTCACTGAAAACATCACCTTATCTGGTCGTTATGACGTAACCGAAGGCCGCTACGCCATGAGCCTGTATGAACTGGTGAGCCGCGAATTTGAGATAGACCCTGCCAGCTACATTGTGTGGACGGGTGACATGCTGGATGCCGATGCTAATATCACGGCCATCTACAACGTAGACGCAGCCCCGCTGGAACTCATCCAGAGCCAGACTGCCGGTTTAGATGCCGGAACCGCCGGCCAATACCGTCAAAAGATGCCATTTGATGTTCGCCTGAACATGAAAGGCGAGATCATGAACCCGGCTATCTCTTTCAACATTGAGTTAGATGAAAAAGCAAGGGGAGGCATGGTAGAAGAGGTAGATGCCCGTTTACAGCAACTAAGCCAGCCTACGCAGGAATCTGAGCGCACCAAACAGGTTTTCTCGCTGCTGGTGCTGGGCCGCTTCATGGCGCAGGATCCATTGGCGTCGTCTGGCGGAGGTGGCATTAACAGTGCCTTGCGCGGTAGTGCCAGCAAAGTACTCTCTGACCAACTAAATGCCCTTACTGGCCAGTACCTGGGCGGTTTGGGTCTGGAATTAGGCTTGAACTCCTATGAAGACTATTCGTCCGGTGATGCCCAGAGCCGCACAGATTTAAACGTAGCCATGCAGCGGCAACTGCTCAACGACCGATTGACCGTCACCTTCGGAACAGACATCCCGTTGGGGGGTGGCAATGACCAGGGTAACTCCGGGAACAATAGCAACGCCAGCGGGTTTGCCGGTGACGTATCGGTGGAGTACTCGGTGACCAAAGACGGACGTCTGCGGTTGCGGGCCTTCCGGAACAATGCGTATGAAGGGTTCCTGGACGGCCAGTTGCAACGCACTGGTATCTCCCTTCTATTTGTGCGGGAGTATGACAGCCTCGCAGACCTCTTCAAAAACACTGGCAAAGCAAAATAA
- the tamL gene encoding translocation and assembly module lipoprotein TamL gives MTFLRTSYFRSLLLVVLLATLAGCSSTKSVPQGDYLYIGGDIKVTSPYPETDAKALEPELNAAIRPQPNLSFLGMRPKLWIYNAMGGNRERKGIANWIKTRLGEPPVLLSESHPDRVQAAMINRLYNNGYFSPTLEHSIDTTSKRKMAMVHYSATVGKQYTIQQIQFPQGNDSVSIAIRATEPQSLLKVNDPYNLEKLIAERLRVNEVLKEKGFFFFDESYLIYHVDSTLNNKVNIYVRLKDTAPQKALIPYRYKQVSIYTDFSLGDSIGDSEAPVQFKDYKYYPDEETFKAKTILNAVFVENGDLYSRKRHLQTVNRLMDLGTFKFAEVRFTPLDSIGLDGRLNADILLTQAKKKSLRAEIQTVQKSNGYAGPGITVSFRNRNALRGAELLLINLVGSFESQISGDSARSGLTSMEVGADAEMHVPRIISPFNIRIASSMYQPRTRFRLGFRFINRQEFFQQNSFNFEYGYSWRQYATTEFQINPVQVQYSRLLNPTPAFQKELAQRPFLARAFDQQLIIGGNYRLVFNTQGIEGRKHQFYISPGLDFSGGLWGLFYRVKNQRPADPEFPNTFRGQALSQYAKFDLETRYYFNITDKLVLATRLLGGYGLPYGNSNVLPYIKQYGIGGPNSIRAFPARSLGPGLYNPQALQEPGNEVSQSFSYFDQTGDIRLEGNAEFRFPLLDPYLKGAFFVDAGNIWLVNEDPTRPGGKFSGNFINQLAIGAGAGMRIDVQFFVIRVDLAYPLRDPTYPNGGRPKSGLFGAGVLNLAIGYPF, from the coding sequence GTGACCTTTTTAAGAACTTCTTACTTCCGAAGCCTGCTTTTGGTGGTGCTGTTAGCAACACTGGCCGGTTGCAGCAGCACCAAAAGTGTGCCCCAGGGCGACTACCTCTACATTGGCGGTGACATCAAAGTGACCTCTCCTTATCCTGAGACCGATGCTAAAGCCCTAGAACCAGAGCTGAATGCCGCCATCCGGCCGCAGCCTAATCTTTCATTTCTGGGCATGCGTCCCAAACTCTGGATCTACAACGCCATGGGGGGCAACCGTGAGCGCAAAGGCATTGCCAACTGGATCAAGACCCGCCTGGGGGAGCCTCCGGTTTTATTAAGCGAGTCGCACCCAGACCGCGTGCAGGCCGCCATGATCAACCGCCTGTACAACAACGGGTACTTTTCTCCTACCTTGGAGCACAGCATTGACACTACCAGCAAGCGTAAAATGGCCATGGTGCATTACAGTGCTACCGTGGGCAAACAATACACCATTCAGCAGATTCAGTTTCCGCAGGGGAATGACAGCGTTTCCATTGCCATTCGGGCAACGGAGCCCCAAAGCCTCCTGAAGGTGAACGACCCTTACAATCTGGAAAAACTCATTGCCGAGCGCCTGCGGGTAAACGAGGTACTAAAAGAGAAAGGCTTCTTCTTCTTTGATGAAAGTTACCTCATCTACCACGTAGACAGCACCCTCAACAACAAGGTTAACATCTATGTGCGCCTCAAAGACACGGCTCCTCAGAAAGCCCTGATTCCCTACCGCTACAAACAGGTAAGCATCTACACTGACTTCTCTTTGGGCGATTCAATTGGCGACAGTGAGGCACCCGTGCAGTTCAAAGATTACAAGTACTACCCAGACGAGGAAACCTTTAAAGCTAAAACCATTTTGAACGCAGTCTTTGTGGAAAATGGTGATTTATACAGCCGCAAACGCCACCTGCAGACTGTGAACCGTCTCATGGATCTGGGCACGTTCAAATTTGCCGAGGTCCGTTTCACACCCTTAGATTCCATTGGTTTAGACGGACGCCTGAACGCGGACATTCTCCTGACTCAGGCCAAAAAGAAATCGTTGCGGGCAGAGATCCAAACGGTGCAGAAATCAAACGGATACGCCGGGCCGGGGATCACGGTCAGTTTCCGGAACCGGAATGCCTTGCGTGGGGCCGAGTTACTGCTCATTAACCTGGTAGGCTCCTTTGAGTCGCAGATCAGCGGCGACAGTGCCCGCTCCGGCTTAACCTCCATGGAGGTGGGGGCAGATGCGGAGATGCACGTGCCTCGCATCATCTCGCCGTTCAACATTAGGATTGCCAGCAGTATGTATCAGCCCAGAACGCGGTTCAGATTGGGCTTCCGGTTCATCAACCGGCAGGAATTCTTTCAACAGAACTCCTTCAACTTTGAGTACGGTTACTCCTGGCGGCAGTACGCTACCACTGAATTTCAGATAAACCCGGTACAGGTACAATACTCCCGGTTGCTCAACCCCACCCCTGCTTTTCAGAAAGAACTGGCTCAACGTCCGTTCCTGGCCCGGGCTTTTGACCAGCAGTTAATCATTGGGGGAAATTACCGGTTGGTGTTCAACACCCAGGGCATTGAAGGACGAAAACACCAGTTCTACATCAGCCCCGGGCTGGATTTCTCGGGCGGTTTATGGGGCCTTTTCTACAGAGTGAAGAACCAACGTCCCGCAGATCCGGAGTTCCCTAACACCTTCCGCGGACAGGCGCTTTCACAATACGCTAAGTTCGATTTGGAAACTCGCTACTACTTCAACATCACAGATAAACTGGTGCTGGCTACCCGCCTTCTGGGAGGCTATGGTTTGCCTTACGGAAACTCAAATGTGCTGCCGTACATCAAGCAGTATGGTATTGGTGGACCTAACAGCATCAGGGCATTTCCGGCACGTAGCCTTGGTCCGGGTCTCTACAATCCTCAAGCCTTGCAGGAACCCGGCAACGAAGTCTCCCAAAGCTTCTCCTATTTTGACCAAACTGGTGACATCAGGCTGGAAGGAAATGCCGAGTTCCGATTCCCGCTGCTAGACCCCTATCTGAAAGGCGCGTTCTTTGTGGATGCCGGTAATATCTGGCTCGTGAATGAAGACCCTACCCGCCCGGGCGGAAAGTTCAGCGGTAATTTCATAAACCAACTGGCCATTGGCGCCGGTGCCGGTATGCGAATAGACGTGCAGTTCTTCGTGATTCGCGTTGACTTGGCGTATCCGCTCCGTGATCCCACTTACCCTAACGGCGGTCGGCCTAAATCTGGCCTCTTCGGGGCTGGGGTGCTGAACCTGGCCATTGGGTATCCGTTCTAA
- a CDS encoding cytochrome-c peroxidase, with translation MFSFPLNNAPQVKFMLLVLNLCFLIGVICSSFTPESTSQGTEAVKKIFIQDVASLQEQAKQLTQTLHSIEKGKATVEQGRAAFYQVKDAYKKTEYLLEYLDPELAKGMNGAPLPKVLVEEANYQTIAFQKPSVRTFPPQGLQVLEEILFSDSVSREQVKEAIVLAYALEEKAGLFSSSLYNQPITVKQLLESLREETLRVMTMGITGFDAPAAGREMEFSASALRPVKTAVELYGRTGDKEISDQCHKISRQVAAAITYLEQHPRFETFDRMYFIRELLDPVYASLTRLQQQVLPQEAAGLKPVNDKAFSLFSPDFLQTAFYAKQDRQEQKPELVNLGKTLFFDPLLSSNNKRSCASCHSPEKGFADGVARSVAFDFKGTLKRNSPTLLNAIYSTAYFWDSRAQYLQDQVPDVLVKSDELHGDYEEVVHKLKGSAAYRKLFKQAFSDQADQSLNTNTINRAIAAYVQNLVALDSPFDKYMRGETEHLSAEAKRGFNLFMGKAACGTCHFAPIFNGTVPPRFLESESEILGIPATADLKNPTLDQDPGKGAIIPAEVFRFSFKTPTVRNVGVTAPYMHNGVFTTLNEVMEFYDQGGGAGLGMDVPHQTLPSDKLELTAAEKQDLIAFMHSLTDTTSARSAPKSLPTFFSKRKYNSRPVGGEY, from the coding sequence ATGTTTTCTTTTCCCCTCAACAATGCTCCTCAGGTGAAATTTATGCTGCTGGTGCTAAATCTGTGTTTTCTCATAGGAGTTATCTGCTCTTCGTTCACTCCAGAGTCAACTAGTCAGGGCACCGAAGCCGTGAAGAAAATTTTTATACAGGATGTGGCTTCTTTGCAGGAGCAGGCAAAACAGTTGACCCAAACCCTGCACTCTATTGAAAAAGGAAAAGCTACGGTGGAGCAGGGAAGGGCCGCCTTCTACCAGGTAAAAGACGCCTATAAAAAAACAGAGTACCTTCTGGAGTACCTGGACCCTGAACTAGCGAAAGGCATGAACGGCGCTCCCTTGCCAAAAGTGCTGGTAGAAGAAGCCAATTACCAGACCATCGCTTTCCAGAAGCCGAGCGTCCGCACGTTCCCACCCCAAGGCTTGCAGGTTTTAGAGGAAATCCTGTTTTCTGATAGTGTTTCCCGGGAGCAGGTAAAGGAAGCAATTGTGCTGGCCTATGCGCTGGAAGAAAAAGCCGGGCTGTTCTCCAGCAGTCTCTACAACCAACCTATTACGGTCAAACAACTCCTGGAAAGTCTTCGGGAAGAGACTTTACGGGTCATGACCATGGGCATCACAGGCTTTGATGCACCCGCGGCAGGGCGGGAGATGGAGTTTAGTGCATCGGCTCTGCGCCCGGTAAAAACCGCGGTTGAACTGTATGGCCGTACAGGAGACAAAGAAATTTCTGATCAATGCCACAAGATAAGCAGACAGGTAGCCGCAGCCATCACGTATTTAGAACAGCACCCCAGATTTGAGACCTTTGACCGTATGTACTTCATCCGGGAGCTATTGGACCCGGTGTATGCTTCCCTCACCCGCTTGCAACAACAGGTGCTGCCCCAGGAAGCCGCTGGCCTGAAGCCCGTCAATGACAAAGCATTTAGCTTGTTTAGCCCCGATTTTCTGCAAACCGCCTTCTACGCCAAACAAGACCGACAGGAACAGAAGCCCGAGCTGGTAAACTTGGGCAAAACCTTGTTCTTTGACCCCTTACTGTCTTCCAACAATAAACGGTCCTGCGCCAGTTGCCATTCTCCAGAAAAAGGCTTCGCTGATGGGGTAGCCCGCAGTGTGGCATTTGATTTCAAAGGAACCCTTAAACGCAATTCTCCCACCTTGCTGAATGCCATCTACAGCACCGCCTATTTTTGGGACAGCCGCGCCCAATACCTGCAGGACCAGGTACCAGACGTGCTGGTGAAATCAGATGAGTTGCACGGCGATTATGAAGAAGTAGTCCATAAACTCAAAGGCAGCGCCGCGTATAGAAAGCTGTTCAAACAAGCCTTCTCAGACCAGGCAGACCAAAGCTTGAACACCAACACCATCAACCGGGCTATCGCCGCCTATGTGCAGAACCTGGTCGCGCTGGATTCACCTTTTGATAAATACATGCGCGGCGAAACAGAGCACTTATCGGCAGAAGCTAAACGCGGGTTCAACCTGTTCATGGGGAAAGCGGCCTGCGGCACCTGTCATTTCGCACCCATCTTCAACGGAACGGTTCCGCCCCGTTTTCTGGAAAGTGAATCAGAAATACTAGGCATTCCGGCCACTGCTGATCTCAAGAACCCCACCTTAGACCAAGACCCGGGCAAAGGCGCCATCATCCCCGCCGAGGTGTTCAGGTTTTCCTTCAAAACCCCCACCGTAAGGAATGTGGGCGTGACGGCACCTTACATGCACAATGGCGTTTTTACCACGTTAAATGAGGTAATGGAATTTTATGACCAGGGCGGCGGGGCCGGATTGGGAATGGATGTCCCGCATCAAACCCTTCCTTCAGACAAACTGGAACTTACTGCCGCTGAGAAACAAGATTTAATCGCGTTCATGCACTCGCTTACCGACACCACCTCTGCCAGATCGGCCCCCAAAAGCCTGCCTACTTTCTTCTCAAAAAGGAAGTACAACAGCCGCCCGGTAGGCGGAGAGTACTAA
- a CDS encoding alkaline phosphatase PhoX: protein MNKLYERLLVAAMVSAGSVSSLEAVAQSNTSAESGIPQKNKIGSFISVQPTGQTPTTVIPSETHRYQLLAKSGVTTYADGSAMPIGNDFTAYIGKNGSSKEGYLAINHENTPGGVSILDIHLDEAANIWKVDAVRKVDFSPLVQTTRNCSGGITPWGTLITSEETTNIADKNGDGYQDVGWQVEIDPATGKIMDYDGDGKPDKLWAMGRMSHENIAISTDRVTIYQSEDGGSNGVYKFVANEPGNLSEGTLYVLKRDSETATTGTWVVVPNTTKAERNATHIIGKSLGTNWRNPEDIEFGPDGMMYFTTKGSGDIWRFKDEGTTVSGIEAWVSRQQYEITYNGGTQKEDWGTGIDNLTFDGEGNLWALQDGGRDNVWVIRPNHTPANPQVELFMTSPIGSEPTGLTFSPDFKYGFISLQNPSSGNRAVTIDAAGNEVVFNSASTIVFARNQFLGEHGKKVSEKAQVASLSAYPNPFQSNTSVKVNLLKTTDVVLEVFDMQGNKVETLAKGLLQKGDHLFEFTPASTSIFGTYIVRLYVDGQETSTRIIKGSN from the coding sequence ATGAACAAACTTTACGAAAGACTATTAGTCGCAGCAATGGTTTCTGCTGGTTCTGTCAGCAGCCTGGAGGCAGTAGCCCAGTCCAACACTTCGGCAGAAAGTGGAATACCGCAGAAAAACAAGATAGGTAGTTTCATCTCAGTGCAGCCTACCGGCCAAACTCCTACTACAGTAATTCCTTCAGAAACTCACCGGTACCAGTTGTTGGCTAAATCAGGCGTGACCACGTACGCTGATGGTTCTGCCATGCCCATTGGGAATGACTTCACGGCATACATCGGGAAAAACGGCAGCAGCAAAGAAGGGTACCTGGCCATTAACCATGAGAACACCCCGGGTGGTGTTTCTATCCTGGACATCCATTTAGACGAGGCCGCCAATATCTGGAAAGTTGATGCGGTACGTAAAGTGGATTTCTCTCCGTTGGTGCAAACTACCCGGAACTGCTCAGGAGGCATTACGCCTTGGGGCACCTTGATTACCTCTGAGGAAACCACCAACATAGCTGACAAAAACGGAGATGGGTACCAGGATGTGGGCTGGCAGGTAGAAATTGACCCGGCCACTGGTAAGATTATGGACTATGATGGTGACGGCAAACCCGATAAGTTGTGGGCCATGGGCCGCATGAGCCATGAGAACATTGCCATCAGCACTGATAGAGTAACCATTTACCAGTCCGAAGACGGCGGATCTAACGGAGTGTACAAGTTTGTGGCCAATGAGCCGGGCAACCTGTCTGAAGGAACGCTTTACGTACTGAAGCGTGATAGCGAAACGGCCACCACCGGTACCTGGGTAGTAGTACCTAACACCACCAAAGCTGAGCGCAACGCCACCCACATCATTGGTAAATCATTGGGCACCAACTGGCGCAACCCAGAGGACATTGAGTTCGGTCCGGATGGCATGATGTATTTCACCACCAAAGGCTCTGGGGATATCTGGCGCTTTAAAGACGAAGGAACTACTGTATCTGGCATTGAGGCTTGGGTTTCTCGTCAGCAATATGAGATCACGTACAACGGCGGTACCCAAAAAGAAGACTGGGGCACCGGTATTGACAACCTGACCTTTGATGGCGAAGGAAACCTTTGGGCTTTGCAAGATGGTGGGCGTGACAACGTATGGGTAATCCGCCCGAATCATACCCCGGCCAATCCACAGGTAGAGCTGTTCATGACCTCCCCTATCGGGTCTGAGCCTACCGGTCTTACTTTCTCGCCTGACTTCAAGTATGGGTTTATCTCTTTACAAAACCCTAGCAGCGGAAACAGAGCCGTGACCATTGATGCTGCCGGCAATGAGGTAGTGTTCAACAGTGCTTCTACCATTGTTTTCGCCCGTAACCAGTTTTTAGGCGAGCATGGCAAAAAGGTCTCAGAAAAAGCACAAGTGGCTTCTCTTTCTGCGTACCCTAACCCTTTCCAATCAAACACCAGCGTTAAAGTTAATTTACTTAAAACAACAGACGTAGTGCTGGAGGTGTTTGACATGCAAGGCAACAAGGTAGAAACCTTGGCCAAAGGTCTGCTGCAAAAAGGCGATCACCTGTTTGAGTTCACGCCTGCATCTACCTCTATTTTTGGCACTTACATTGTTCGTCTGTATGTAGACGGTCAGGAAACCAGTACCAGAATCATCAAAGGCAGCAACTAA